The Roseovarius sp. EL26 genome has a window encoding:
- the lpxB gene encoding lipid-A-disaccharide synthase, giving the protein MRVFLVAGEASGDKLGAALMTGLKSLTDVEFDGVGGPLMQAEGLKSLFPMDELSVMGLAEVLPKYPELRRRLHQTANAVLDVQPDVLITIDSPDFGLRVAKLVKAKTSIRTVHYVAPSVWAWRPKRADKMAKVIDHVLALLPFEPPYMQAAGMECDFVGHPVVEETLASDCEVRKFRNKFQLESRPVLLALPGSRRGEVSRLSPIFGPAISKFKRQNPNYEVVVPAAGAVADLVKEQIGEWDVSAHVIDPNAYDLATAQAYKRAAFRAADLALAASGTVSLELAAVETPMVIAYDFSLITRFLMKRMALIDTATLVNLVSDTRVVPECLFENCRADLIADKLVEVQKNPNDQIAAMRLTMDSLGRGGEAPGLCAAKAVLTGITKSQT; this is encoded by the coding sequence ATGCGGGTGTTTCTGGTTGCAGGTGAGGCGTCTGGCGACAAGCTGGGTGCTGCCCTTATGACCGGTTTGAAATCGCTGACGGATGTTGAGTTTGATGGTGTTGGCGGCCCGTTGATGCAGGCTGAAGGCCTGAAAAGCCTGTTTCCTATGGACGAACTGAGTGTTATGGGCTTGGCTGAAGTGCTGCCAAAGTACCCAGAATTGCGCAGGCGACTGCATCAAACGGCAAACGCTGTATTAGACGTTCAACCGGACGTTCTAATCACCATCGATAGTCCTGATTTTGGCCTTCGTGTTGCGAAACTGGTCAAGGCCAAAACTTCAATCAGGACGGTGCACTATGTGGCACCATCGGTATGGGCCTGGCGACCGAAACGCGCAGATAAAATGGCCAAGGTTATTGATCATGTTTTGGCACTATTACCCTTTGAGCCGCCCTATATGCAGGCAGCGGGGATGGAGTGTGATTTTGTTGGTCATCCAGTTGTTGAGGAGACACTTGCAAGTGATTGTGAGGTAAGGAAATTTCGTAACAAATTCCAGCTTGAAAGTCGACCTGTGTTGCTGGCTTTGCCGGGCTCTCGTCGTGGTGAAGTTAGCCGATTATCCCCAATCTTTGGACCGGCGATTTCGAAATTTAAACGCCAAAACCCGAACTATGAAGTGGTTGTCCCGGCGGCAGGCGCTGTCGCTGATTTGGTGAAAGAGCAGATTGGCGAATGGGACGTTTCCGCGCATGTGATTGACCCCAATGCCTATGATCTGGCAACCGCACAAGCGTACAAACGCGCTGCATTTCGGGCGGCTGATCTGGCACTTGCAGCCTCGGGCACTGTATCTCTGGAGCTGGCTGCCGTTGAGACGCCAATGGTCATCGCGTATGACTTCAGTCTGATTACGCGGTTTTTGATGAAACGTATGGCGTTAATTGATACCGCGACGCTGGTCAATCTGGTCAGCGACACACGGGTTGTTCCCGAATGCCTGTTTGAAAATTGTCGCGCCGATCTGATTGCGGATAAACTGGTTGAGGTGCAGAAAAATCCTAATGATCAGATTGCGGCAATGCGTCTGACAATGGACAGCTTGGGTCGTGGAGGCGAGGCACCCGGCCTGTGTGCAGCTAAGGCCGTTTTGACCGGGATAACAAAATCACAGACGTGA
- the bamA gene encoding outer membrane protein assembly factor BamA gives MHKFHRGQGLTQRRAGHFSQIFGKVIAILFLIATLTVPQVSQAQSYRFNSVAVEGNQRIDTNTILNYAGISKGETVSAGQLNEAYQDILGSGLFEAVELEPRGSTLNIKVKEFPTINKIAFEGNKKLKDDDLSGFIESRTRQVFSPTKAERDAAIITEAYAQNGRASARVTPKIIKRSDNRVDLVFEVFEGGAIEVQRISFVGNRAYSDRRLRRVIGSKQAGLLRAFIGRDSFVEDRLEFDKQVLRDFYNSRGYVDFRVTGTNAELAREQDTYFVTFNIQEGQQFKFGQITTVSEIPNLDSEIYDDTLKVRSGVVYSPTLIESSIARMERQGIKDGVDFMRVEPRITRNDRDLTLDVEFALVKGPRVFVERIDIEGNTTTLDRVIRRQFDVVEGDPFNPRQIREASDRIEVLNYFEDVNVEAREGSRPDQVIVDVDVEETTTGSISFGASFSTNDGLGLSIGFSERNFLGRGQRLSAQVSGSAETLNYRLNFVEPAFLGRDLEFGISTSLLETSDRNSLFDTTSADFTPSIGFPISENGRLSLFYSLGYGDMRNYTGTSGILAAETNGDGLFSSGIGYNYTYDTRRTGLNPNAGVLLSFGQQFNGVGGDQDFIETTARVVGQTLAFAEEVTLRATLEGGALHFLNSQNSRAVDRFSQQVIRGFEPNGIGPIEGTEHLGGDFYAALKFEAEFPLGLPDEYGITGGAFYDVGSIWGIDTTNATGVVNSSDFEARHVIGLSVFWESPFGPLRMNFSRALNDQPGDEEQTFDLTVRSNF, from the coding sequence ATGCATAAATTCCATCGGGGGCAGGGTCTGACACAACGTCGGGCAGGGCATTTTTCACAGATTTTTGGAAAAGTAATCGCGATTTTGTTTTTAATCGCGACGCTTACCGTACCACAAGTTTCGCAAGCGCAGTCTTATCGGTTTAATTCCGTTGCGGTTGAGGGCAATCAGCGGATCGATACCAATACGATTCTGAACTATGCTGGAATTAGTAAAGGCGAGACCGTTTCTGCAGGCCAGTTGAATGAGGCCTATCAGGACATTCTTGGTAGTGGACTGTTTGAGGCGGTCGAACTTGAGCCGCGCGGTAGCACGCTAAACATCAAGGTTAAAGAATTCCCGACGATCAATAAGATCGCCTTTGAGGGTAACAAAAAACTCAAGGATGACGACCTTTCTGGCTTCATCGAAAGCCGGACCCGTCAAGTTTTCAGCCCAACCAAAGCTGAACGCGATGCGGCCATCATTACCGAAGCCTATGCGCAAAATGGTCGCGCTTCAGCGCGTGTAACACCTAAGATTATTAAGCGTAGTGACAATCGTGTGGATCTTGTTTTTGAAGTGTTCGAAGGCGGAGCCATCGAAGTGCAGCGCATCAGTTTTGTCGGGAACCGTGCCTATTCGGACCGTCGGTTGCGCCGCGTTATCGGCAGCAAACAGGCCGGGCTGTTGCGTGCCTTTATCGGCCGCGATTCCTTTGTTGAAGACCGTCTGGAATTCGACAAGCAAGTACTGAGGGATTTTTATAATTCGCGGGGATATGTTGATTTCCGGGTCACCGGAACCAACGCTGAATTGGCGCGTGAGCAAGATACATATTTTGTGACATTCAACATTCAGGAAGGTCAGCAATTCAAATTTGGTCAGATCACAACCGTTAGTGAAATTCCAAATCTGGATTCGGAGATCTATGACGATACGCTCAAGGTGCGTTCAGGTGTTGTTTATTCACCCACCTTAATCGAAAGCTCGATCGCCCGGATGGAACGACAGGGCATCAAGGATGGCGTTGACTTTATGCGCGTTGAACCTCGCATCACCCGCAATGACCGCGATTTAACGCTTGATGTTGAATTCGCACTGGTCAAAGGACCGCGCGTTTTTGTTGAACGTATCGATATCGAAGGCAACACCACAACGCTTGATCGTGTGATCCGTCGTCAATTCGATGTGGTCGAAGGTGACCCGTTTAATCCACGTCAAATTCGTGAAGCGTCTGATCGGATCGAGGTGCTGAATTACTTTGAGGATGTCAATGTTGAGGCCCGCGAAGGTTCACGCCCGGATCAGGTGATTGTTGACGTTGATGTCGAGGAAACGACAACGGGTTCAATCAGTTTTGGTGCCAGCTTTTCGACCAACGATGGTTTGGGTCTGAGTATTGGCTTTTCTGAACGTAACTTCCTGGGCCGTGGACAACGTTTGTCTGCTCAGGTGTCGGGGTCAGCTGAAACGCTGAACTATCGCCTCAACTTCGTGGAACCGGCCTTTTTAGGTCGGGATCTGGAATTCGGAATTTCAACCTCGTTGCTTGAAACCAGTGACCGCAACAGTTTATTTGATACAACCAGTGCGGACTTCACACCAAGTATTGGATTCCCAATCAGTGAAAATGGTCGGCTGAGTCTGTTTTATAGCCTCGGCTATGGTGACATGCGTAACTATACTGGTACTTCGGGTATTCTGGCGGCGGAAACAAATGGAGATGGCCTGTTTTCCAGCGGTATCGGATATAACTATACCTATGATACACGCCGGACCGGCTTGAACCCCAATGCAGGTGTTTTGCTGTCCTTCGGGCAGCAATTCAATGGCGTTGGTGGTGATCAAGATTTCATTGAAACCACAGCTCGGGTTGTTGGCCAGACTCTAGCCTTTGCCGAGGAAGTCACGCTTCGGGCCACGCTGGAAGGTGGTGCGCTTCATTTTCTAAATAGTCAAAACAGCCGTGCGGTTGACCGCTTTAGTCAGCAGGTGATCCGTGGTTTTGAACCCAATGGCATCGGTCCGATAGAAGGAACTGAGCATCTGGGTGGTGATTTTTATGCGGCTTTGAAATTTGAAGCTGAGTTCCCGCTGGGCCTGCCTGATGAATATGGTATTACAGGTGGCGCATTTTACGATGTCGGTTCCATCTGGGGTATCGATACAACGAACGCAACTGGCGTTGTCAATTCAAGTGACTTTGAAGCGCGCCATGTAATCGGTCTTTCAGTGTTCTGGGAATCGCCTTTTGGCCCGCTGCGGATGAACTTCTCGCGTGCACTCAACGACCAACCCGGTGACGAAGAGCAGACATTTGACCTGACCGTCAGATCGAATTTCTGA
- the fabZ gene encoding 3-hydroxyacyl-ACP dehydratase FabZ, with product MSEPLKSADINLIQRLIPHRYPFLFLDKVVDIDGFKSARGIKNVTINEPFFQGHFPGKPIMPGVTIIEAMAQTSAVLVSMGLNAEDAGLLVYFMSVEKCKFRRMVVPGDVLELQVTTMRGRPGGKVWKFHGVATVDGEVACEAEFAAMIDAPKE from the coding sequence ATGAGCGAGCCGCTTAAATCTGCTGATATCAATCTGATCCAACGGCTTATTCCTCATCGGTATCCGTTCTTGTTTCTTGACAAGGTCGTTGACATTGATGGTTTTAAGTCCGCGCGTGGGATTAAGAACGTCACCATTAATGAACCTTTTTTCCAGGGGCATTTCCCGGGTAAACCGATCATGCCAGGTGTCACTATCATCGAAGCCATGGCGCAGACCTCTGCGGTGCTGGTGTCGATGGGGTTAAATGCCGAGGATGCGGGCCTGTTGGTCTATTTCATGTCGGTCGAAAAATGCAAATTCCGTCGCATGGTCGTGCCGGGTGATGTGCTTGAACTTCAGGTTACCACAATGCGCGGTCGCCCGGGTGGTAAGGTTTGGAAATTCCACGGCGTAGCGACTGTCGACGGTGAAGTGGCCTGCGAAGCTGAATTCGCGGCGATGATCGACGCACCCAAGGAATGA
- the mnmA gene encoding tRNA 2-thiouridine(34) synthase MnmA translates to MPLETPLNSLGFAKAPADTRVVVAMSGGVDSSVVAAQLAEEGYDVIGVTLQLYDHGAALAKKGACCAGIDIHDARRVAEDMGFPHYVLDYENIFKDAVIDEFADSYLAGATPVPCIRCNERVKFKDLLETAKDLEADCMATGHYIQRKMGARGPELHSATDANRDQSYFLFSTTPEQLDYLRFPLGHLPSKDATRELASKYGLMVADKPDSQDICFVPNGNYASVIEKLRPGAAEPGKILHADGRVLGEHNGVIHYTIGQRRGLGIGGLSEPIYVVKLDVDQKTVTVGPKELLSTRTVPVREINWLGDEPFDSRGEWQVSVKVRSTRPPREAVIRPLSPTTAEVELIIAEEGISPGQACVFYENDSSRILGGGWIWRGH, encoded by the coding sequence ATGCCCCTTGAGACACCGCTCAATTCCCTTGGCTTTGCTAAAGCCCCTGCCGACACCCGTGTCGTCGTGGCCATGTCTGGCGGCGTCGATAGCTCCGTTGTGGCTGCGCAACTGGCAGAAGAAGGCTATGATGTCATCGGTGTCACGCTGCAGCTGTATGATCACGGCGCGGCACTCGCGAAAAAAGGGGCCTGCTGCGCTGGTATCGACATCCATGATGCCCGCCGTGTGGCCGAGGACATGGGCTTCCCCCATTACGTTTTGGATTATGAGAATATCTTCAAAGACGCGGTGATTGATGAATTTGCCGACAGCTATCTTGCCGGGGCCACCCCTGTGCCTTGCATCCGATGCAATGAGCGGGTGAAATTCAAAGACCTGCTGGAAACCGCCAAAGATCTTGAAGCCGACTGTATGGCCACTGGCCACTATATCCAGCGCAAGATGGGCGCGCGGGGTCCGGAACTGCATAGCGCGACTGACGCCAACCGTGATCAAAGCTACTTCCTGTTCTCAACCACACCCGAACAGCTGGATTACCTGCGCTTTCCTCTGGGTCACTTGCCGTCCAAGGATGCAACGCGTGAACTGGCCTCGAAATACGGCCTGATGGTCGCAGACAAACCTGACAGTCAGGACATCTGTTTTGTCCCTAATGGTAATTACGCCAGCGTGATCGAGAAACTGCGCCCCGGCGCCGCCGAACCCGGTAAAATTCTACATGCAGATGGCCGGGTACTGGGCGAACATAACGGCGTGATCCATTACACCATCGGCCAACGCCGGGGCCTTGGCATTGGTGGCCTGTCAGAACCGATCTACGTGGTGAAACTGGATGTTGATCAAAAGACCGTCACCGTTGGCCCCAAAGAACTCCTCTCAACCCGGACTGTTCCGGTGCGCGAAATCAACTGGTTGGGTGATGAACCTTTTGACAGCCGAGGCGAATGGCAGGTGTCCGTCAAGGTGCGCTCAACCCGCCCCCCGCGTGAGGCGGTCATCAGGCCCTTGTCCCCAACCACAGCCGAAGTTGAACTGATCATCGCCGAAGAGGGTATCAGCCCCGGTCAGGCCTGTGTGTTTTATGAAAACGACAGCAGCCGCATTTTGGGTGGTGGATGGATCTGGCGTGGGCATTAA
- the ctrA gene encoding response regulator transcription factor CtrA yields the protein MRVLLVEDDPTTSKSIELMLTHANLNVYTTDMGEEGIDLAKLYDYDLILLDLGLPDMNGHEVLRQLRLARIETPILILSGTDDTDSKIKGFGFGADDYMTKPFHREELVARIHAIIRRSKGHSQSVIRTGQINVNLDAKTVDVEGQAVHLTGKEYQMLELLSLRKGTTLTKEMFLNHLYGGMDEPELKIIDVFICKLRKKLTEATEGDNYIETVWGRGYVLRDPQPVDLDKGHRLAIGA from the coding sequence ATGCGCGTGTTGCTCGTTGAAGATGACCCTACGACATCAAAAAGCATCGAACTGATGCTGACCCATGCCAATTTAAATGTCTATACAACGGATATGGGCGAAGAAGGCATCGATCTGGCCAAACTTTATGACTATGATCTGATTTTGCTGGACCTGGGATTGCCAGACATGAATGGCCATGAGGTGCTGCGCCAGCTCCGATTGGCACGGATCGAAACCCCCATTCTGATTTTATCTGGAACAGATGATACTGATAGTAAAATCAAAGGCTTCGGGTTTGGGGCTGATGATTATATGACAAAGCCTTTTCATCGTGAAGAGCTGGTGGCACGTATTCACGCGATTATCCGACGATCTAAAGGCCATTCACAATCGGTGATCAGAACCGGGCAGATAAATGTGAACTTGGATGCCAAAACTGTCGATGTCGAAGGTCAAGCCGTTCATCTGACCGGAAAAGAATATCAGATGCTAGAGCTTTTGTCGCTGCGCAAAGGGACGACATTAACCAAGGAAATGTTCTTGAATCACCTCTATGGTGGCATGGATGAACCTGAATTAAAAATCATTGACGTTTTCATCTGTAAGTTGCGTAAGAAACTAACAGAGGCCACTGAAGGCGATAACTACATCGAGACAGTCTGGGGGCGAGGTTATGTCCTGCGTGACCCACAACCTGTCGATCTGGACAAAGGGCATCGCTTGGCGATTGGCGCATAA
- the ligA gene encoding NAD-dependent DNA ligase LigA, protein MDNKAVEALTEAEAKAELAQLAGALAQANILYHGQDAPGISDSEYDALKQRNALIEARFPKLKRPDSPSEQVGAAPSEGFAKVTHVVRMLSLSNAFDGDDIIEFDERIRRYLGLGDVAPLEYTAEPKIDGLSLSLRYEAGKLIHAATRGDGAVGENVTTNARTIAERVAEGRKLPDIPLLIDGAPDVLEVRGEVYMSHADFADLNTRQVARSDKQFANPRNAAAGSLRQLDSAVTRRRPLRFFAYAWGELSAPLSDTQMGAIERLNDFGFQINPLTALCDGPAGMLAHYDKIEQLRAALGYDIDGVVYKVNDLSLQGRLGFRSTTPRWAIAHKFPAELAWTHLEAIEIQVGRTGALSPVARLQPVTVGGVVVSNATLHNQDYITGLDSKGQEIRGGKDIREGDWVQVYRAGDVIPKVANVDLSKRPEGSAVYVFPDKCPECGSPAIREDGDAVHRCTGGLICPAQAVEKLKHFVGRAAFDIEGLGAKQVEQFYLDGWVKEPSDIFTLGERFSSGLQQLKNREGWGEKSANKLFQAIEEKRNIPFARVLFSLGIRHVGEQASNLITRNYTSWPALITAMDAAAACEGVEWDNLLGIDGVGDVMARSLVMAFAPGPERDSIDKLTGHLNIEDAEHPDIDGSPVAGKIVVFTGTLEKMTRAEAKARAEALGAKVSGSVSAKTDLLVAGPGAGSKAKKAADLGIETIDEDGWLQLIDGL, encoded by the coding sequence ATGGATAATAAAGCGGTGGAGGCCCTGACAGAGGCCGAGGCCAAAGCAGAGCTGGCTCAGCTGGCCGGCGCACTGGCCCAAGCTAATATATTATATCACGGGCAGGACGCGCCGGGCATCAGTGATTCTGAATATGACGCACTGAAGCAACGCAATGCCCTGATCGAGGCGCGATTTCCTAAACTGAAAAGACCGGACAGCCCCAGTGAACAGGTGGGCGCGGCACCAAGTGAGGGATTCGCAAAAGTCACCCATGTCGTGCGAATGCTGTCATTGTCTAATGCGTTTGATGGTGACGATATTATCGAATTTGATGAACGAATCCGTCGCTATCTTGGTTTAGGGGATGTCGCGCCGCTGGAATATACGGCTGAACCAAAAATTGATGGATTGAGCCTGAGCCTGCGTTATGAGGCGGGAAAACTGATTCATGCGGCAACCCGTGGGGATGGTGCGGTTGGCGAAAATGTCACCACGAACGCCCGCACGATTGCAGAACGTGTCGCTGAGGGGCGCAAATTACCTGACATACCGCTTCTGATCGATGGTGCCCCTGACGTTTTGGAAGTGCGCGGAGAAGTCTATATGAGCCACGCCGATTTTGCGGACCTGAATACGCGTCAAGTTGCGAGATCAGATAAGCAATTTGCAAACCCACGGAATGCGGCAGCGGGCTCGCTTAGGCAATTGGATTCTGCGGTCACCCGACGTCGCCCCTTGAGGTTCTTTGCTTATGCCTGGGGTGAGCTTAGCGCGCCATTGTCTGATACGCAGATGGGGGCGATTGAGCGTTTGAATGATTTTGGTTTTCAAATCAATCCGTTGACGGCGCTTTGCGATGGCCCTGCCGGCATGTTGGCGCATTATGACAAGATTGAACAACTGCGGGCCGCGCTTGGCTATGATATTGATGGTGTAGTTTATAAAGTGAATGACCTGTCTTTGCAGGGACGCCTGGGTTTTCGCAGCACGACCCCCCGTTGGGCAATTGCCCATAAATTTCCGGCAGAACTGGCCTGGACCCATCTGGAAGCGATTGAGATCCAAGTTGGACGTACAGGGGCGCTTAGCCCGGTGGCGCGTCTACAGCCTGTGACCGTGGGTGGCGTGGTGGTCAGCAATGCAACCCTGCACAATCAAGATTATATCACTGGGCTGGATAGCAAAGGGCAAGAGATCCGGGGTGGCAAAGACATTCGTGAAGGTGACTGGGTACAGGTTTACCGTGCAGGAGATGTGATCCCGAAGGTGGCGAATGTTGACCTGAGCAAACGCCCTGAAGGCAGCGCCGTGTATGTGTTTCCTGACAAATGCCCCGAATGTGGCAGCCCGGCCATTCGAGAGGATGGTGATGCCGTGCACCGGTGTACGGGCGGCTTGATTTGTCCGGCGCAGGCTGTTGAAAAATTAAAACATTTTGTCGGTCGTGCCGCCTTTGATATCGAAGGGTTGGGGGCAAAACAGGTCGAACAATTTTATTTAGACGGCTGGGTTAAGGAGCCCTCGGATATCTTCACGCTTGGAGAACGGTTCAGTAGCGGTCTACAGCAGCTGAAAAACCGCGAAGGTTGGGGCGAGAAAAGCGCGAATAAGTTGTTTCAAGCAATTGAAGAAAAAAGAAACATTCCGTTTGCAAGAGTTTTGTTTTCACTTGGAATACGCCATGTTGGAGAACAAGCCAGTAATCTGATCACACGCAATTACACCAGCTGGCCCGCGCTAATTACTGCAATGGATGCGGCGGCCGCGTGTGAAGGGGTTGAATGGGATAATTTGCTGGGCATCGATGGGGTCGGTGATGTGATGGCGCGCAGTTTAGTGATGGCCTTTGCGCCGGGTCCAGAACGCGATAGCATCGATAAGCTGACCGGACATCTGAACATTGAGGATGCAGAACATCCTGATATCGATGGCAGTCCAGTGGCTGGAAAGATTGTGGTTTTCACTGGAACGCTGGAGAAGATGACGAGGGCCGAGGCCAAAGCGCGGGCCGAAGCGCTTGGTGCCAAGGTCTCAGGCAGCGTGAGCGCGAAGACCGACTTGCTTGTTGCTGGGCCCGGTGCAGGTTCCAAGGCGAAAAAAGCAGCCGATCTCGGAATTGAAACCATCGATGAAGACGGCTGGTTGCAGCTGATCGATGGCTTATGA
- a CDS encoding LpxI family protein, translating to MSDNLAIIACAGVLPVLIAKHHPEALCFGLKGVPNDLENDVDVHQIEKIGGLFAAMKDQGVERVVLAGSLTRPPLNPADFDPVIMGFAPRLLGALQAGDDALLRQVIGFFEEQGFTMLGAHELVPELTAEEGLHIGPEIGKANVADVARAQEILTALSPLDVGQGCVVGNGQCLGVETLQGTDALLRFVAETDEARHAKGGVLVKAPKQGQDLRVDMPAIGPKTIQAVKNARLDGIVIEAGRVMILEREKTLDAVNDTGIFLSAQRF from the coding sequence ATGAGCGACAATCTTGCGATTATAGCCTGCGCCGGGGTGTTGCCGGTATTGATCGCCAAGCATCACCCCGAGGCCCTGTGCTTTGGTCTGAAGGGTGTTCCGAATGATCTTGAGAATGATGTTGATGTGCATCAGATCGAGAAGATTGGCGGCTTGTTTGCTGCCATGAAAGACCAAGGCGTTGAACGTGTTGTTCTGGCAGGATCCTTGACGCGCCCCCCGCTGAACCCGGCAGATTTTGATCCGGTGATTATGGGCTTTGCCCCGCGCTTACTAGGGGCCTTGCAGGCTGGAGATGATGCGCTGTTGAGGCAGGTGATCGGATTTTTTGAAGAGCAGGGTTTCACGATGCTGGGCGCGCACGAGCTGGTGCCAGAGCTGACAGCAGAAGAAGGCCTTCATATCGGCCCTGAGATTGGCAAGGCCAATGTTGCCGATGTCGCCCGGGCGCAAGAAATCCTGACAGCCCTGTCGCCGCTTGATGTCGGCCAAGGCTGTGTCGTGGGTAATGGACAATGTCTTGGTGTTGAAACCCTACAAGGCACTGATGCGTTGTTGCGATTTGTTGCCGAAACGGACGAGGCCCGTCATGCCAAAGGTGGCGTGCTGGTCAAAGCGCCTAAACAGGGGCAAGACCTGCGGGTTGATATGCCTGCGATCGGCCCTAAGACGATACAGGCGGTCAAAAACGCGCGGTTGGATGGGATCGTGATCGAGGCGGGCCGTGTGATGATTCTTGAGCGTGAAAAGACGCTGGACGCGGTTAACGACACTGGCATTTTCCTCTCTGCACAGAGGTTCTGA
- a CDS encoding OmpH family outer membrane protein: protein MIWQLLRILCLSILLTGTAKAQTIGVIQSELLVLDTERLLAETLFGKKMTAEYQAAREKLSTQNRQIEAELEAEEKLLTELRAQSSTYEFKSMADAFDAKVQELRRTSDLKVRELERNRDLAPVAFMRTVEPILVELMVETGGAVILDKRSVLFRRDVVDITSLAITRIDQKIGDGTGFVVKNTKNDPENAVPQE from the coding sequence ATGATTTGGCAGCTGTTAAGAATCCTGTGCCTGTCAATTCTTCTGACAGGCACAGCAAAGGCTCAAACGATAGGGGTGATCCAAAGCGAATTGCTGGTCTTGGATACAGAGCGGCTCTTAGCTGAAACCCTGTTCGGCAAAAAAATGACTGCTGAATATCAAGCCGCCCGTGAAAAACTAAGCACCCAAAACCGCCAGATCGAGGCCGAACTTGAGGCTGAGGAAAAGTTGTTGACAGAACTGCGTGCGCAGAGCAGCACGTATGAGTTCAAAAGTATGGCTGACGCCTTTGATGCCAAGGTTCAGGAACTGCGTCGTACAAGTGATCTTAAGGTGCGCGAGCTTGAACGTAACCGAGATCTGGCTCCGGTGGCGTTTATGCGTACCGTTGAACCTATTTTGGTTGAACTGATGGTCGAAACCGGTGGCGCAGTAATTTTGGATAAGCGCAGTGTTCTCTTCAGACGCGATGTCGTAGATATTACCAGTTTGGCAATCACGCGCATTGATCAAAAAATTGGTGATGGCACAGGCTTTGTTGTGAAAAATACCAAGAACGACCCCGAAAATGCAGTGCCGCAGGAGTGA
- the lpxA gene encoding acyl-ACP--UDP-N-acetylglucosamine O-acyltransferase, with product MAIRPDTQIHPSAIVEPGAELGQGVQVGPFCHVGEDVILADGVVLKSHVVVAGDTTIGEDTVVFPFSCIGEIPQDLKFKGENTKLVIGARNRIREHVTMNTGTEGGGGMTRVGDDGLFMAGCHVAHDVQVGDRVIVVNNAALAGHCIIGDDVIIGGLSGIHQWVRIGQGAIIGAVTMVTNDVIPYGLVQAARGELDGLNLVGLKRRGVSRVDISELRAAFQDLSRNTGGSFMERVKNLGENAQSDYVKQIVEFVTGETDRSFLTPKPGHRK from the coding sequence ATGGCGATACGGCCAGATACTCAAATTCACCCCAGTGCTATTGTCGAGCCCGGCGCCGAGTTGGGGCAGGGAGTACAGGTTGGCCCGTTCTGTCATGTCGGCGAAGATGTCATTTTGGCCGACGGGGTTGTGCTTAAATCGCATGTTGTCGTCGCAGGGGATACCACAATTGGCGAAGACACCGTTGTGTTTCCGTTCAGCTGCATTGGCGAAATTCCGCAGGATCTGAAATTCAAAGGTGAAAACACCAAGTTGGTGATTGGTGCACGTAACCGCATTCGCGAACACGTCACTATGAACACCGGCACCGAAGGCGGTGGTGGTATGACCCGTGTGGGCGATGATGGCTTGTTCATGGCAGGCTGCCATGTGGCGCATGATGTTCAGGTTGGTGATCGGGTAATTGTGGTCAACAACGCAGCATTGGCTGGCCATTGCATCATTGGTGATGACGTTATCATCGGCGGCCTGTCGGGCATTCATCAATGGGTGCGTATTGGGCAGGGAGCGATAATCGGTGCGGTGACCATGGTGACCAATGATGTCATCCCTTATGGTTTGGTTCAGGCCGCCCGGGGTGAACTGGACGGCCTTAACTTGGTCGGTCTCAAACGTCGTGGTGTTTCGCGCGTGGATATTTCAGAACTGCGTGCTGCATTTCAGGACCTTTCCAGAAATACGGGCGGCTCTTTCATGGAGCGTGTGAAAAACTTGGGGGAAAATGCGCAAAGCGATTACGTCAAACAGATTGTGGAATTTGTCACTGGCGAAACAGACCGCTCTTTCCTGACGCCAAAACCCGGGCATCGCAAATGA
- a CDS encoding DUF1153 domain-containing protein, with protein sequence MFLKKVDGPRAVTLPDGQVFTQADLPKANTKRWVASRKLAVVRGVLYGLISQSDAVQQYGLSDEEFCEWVSSFEQFGKTGLKATMHKTVQKKLDNHR encoded by the coding sequence ATGTTTTTGAAAAAGGTCGACGGTCCGCGAGCGGTGACGTTGCCGGATGGGCAGGTTTTTACGCAAGCGGATTTGCCCAAAGCAAATACCAAGCGATGGGTGGCCTCCAGAAAGCTGGCCGTGGTGCGGGGTGTTTTGTATGGGTTGATTTCTCAATCCGATGCTGTGCAGCAATATGGCCTCAGCGATGAAGAGTTTTGCGAATGGGTTTCCTCTTTTGAGCAGTTTGGAAAAACGGGGCTAAAAGCCACAATGCATAAAACCGTGCAAAAAAAGCTAGACAACCATAGGTAG